A portion of the Cellulophaga algicola DSM 14237 genome contains these proteins:
- a CDS encoding superoxide dismutase gives MAFDLPKLPYAYDALEPNIDARTMEIHHTKHHNGYTTNLNNAIAGTDLESKSIETILDTLDMSNAAVRNNGGGFYNHSLFWEVMSPDGGGKPTGELATAIDAAYGSLEAFKDAFSKAAATRFGSGWAWLCVHKGGKVEICSTPNQDNPLMPGVGCGGFPVLGLDVWEHAYYLNYQNRRPDYINAFFNVINWNKVSELYAANK, from the coding sequence ATGGCCTTTGATTTACCAAAATTACCATATGCATATGATGCACTAGAACCAAATATTGATGCTAGAACTATGGAAATTCACCATACGAAACATCACAATGGATATACAACGAATTTAAATAATGCAATTGCAGGAACAGATTTAGAGAGCAAATCTATTGAAACTATTCTTGATACTTTAGACATGAGTAATGCAGCTGTAAGAAATAATGGTGGTGGTTTTTATAATCATTCTCTTTTTTGGGAAGTAATGTCTCCAGATGGTGGTGGTAAGCCAACAGGAGAATTAGCTACTGCTATAGATGCAGCTTATGGTTCATTAGAAGCTTTTAAAGATGCTTTTTCTAAAGCGGCAGCAACTAGATTTGGATCTGGTTGGGCTTGGTTATGTGTGCATAAAGGTGGTAAGGTAGAAATTTGTTCTACTCCAAATCAAGATAACCCATTAATGCCTGGTGTAGGTTGTGGTGGTTTTCCAGTTTTAGGATTAGATGTATGGGAACATGCTTACTATTTAAACTATCAGAATAGAAGACCTGACTATATTAATGCATTTTTTAATGTTATTAATTGGAATAAGGTTTCTGAATTATATGCAGCAAACAAGTAG
- a CDS encoding UvrD-helicase domain-containing protein, whose product MENTSYNIYNASAGSGKTYTLTKSYLKIILSSATSANYREILAITFTNKAVAEMKERIIDSLYDFGKVKTADHAPSMFLDLVKELHIDVETLQKRAKTRLKEILHNYAFFDVSTIDKFTHRLIRTFAKDLKLPQNFEVILDTNLLLSEAVDRLVNKAGVEPELTKVLIAFALEKANEDKSWDISRDIFDMGRELLFKEKYEDALEAIEQKNIGDFDALKKLLKTKIKKAEDDIQLAGKTNLQLMTDNGLELKDFKSSYFSKFMIDVAELKPTINFNAAWKQDFENTALYTKTLAEDKKATIDNLHQTFNKHFQVIKTSFFELAFLKNAYKNIVPLTVLNALQKELKNLELERDEIPLATFNSIISKEIKNQPVPFIYERLGEKYRHYFIDEFQDTSELQWSNLIPLIGNALESQDEKGNNGSLLLVGDAKQAIYRWRGGKAEQFLNLVHQTKNPFVNFPNVENLPANYRSYHEVINFNNSFFSTISANITNTVYKELYEEGNKQKVNNKEGGFIQISFIAEEDKNEDELYCNEVLQTITTLSEKKYPLKDICILVRDKKHGILLADFLSTNKIPIISSETLLLKNNPKVNFLANLLKFSVDSEDFEAAYALLFYLGEQTGQPKHAYISENLNQLERHLSNQYNFEINTLKQSSVYDGFEQAVKHFNLVDESDAYITYFLDEVLDVEYKQGASATLFLDYWEKKQDMLSISAPLEMDAVQIMTVHKSKGLEFEVVLFPYANSHIYKEIKPKTWLPVAAEEFNGFTDVLINKNKEIVNYSETAESIYNEEHEKLELDAFNVLYVALTRAVKCLFIFTKKEYEGKTENPKTDYYSGLFISYLKQRGVWQDLQLHYQFGQLDENKISNEVLHEQEEIKFQYSFKERTSFKIVTTSGMLWDTTAEAALSKGNTIHKILSLIETVDDITPCFEMLVKKGSLSTEEVPLLELKVRAIIEHRDLKEFYTKDAIVKNETDIITKNGIILRPDRLVIKENKATIIDYKTGARNISYKDQIDTYAYAIEEMGYQINKKIIIYINEEIIPEFI is encoded by the coding sequence GTGGAAAACACATCATATAATATATATAATGCCTCAGCAGGGTCTGGAAAGACATACACCCTTACAAAATCATACCTAAAAATTATACTCTCCAGTGCAACATCTGCCAATTACAGAGAGATTCTAGCCATCACATTTACCAATAAAGCGGTAGCTGAGATGAAAGAGCGTATTATTGATAGTTTATACGATTTTGGAAAAGTTAAGACCGCAGACCATGCACCTTCAATGTTTTTAGATCTTGTAAAAGAACTACATATAGATGTTGAAACTTTACAAAAAAGAGCTAAAACAAGACTAAAAGAAATTCTTCACAACTATGCCTTTTTTGATGTTTCTACTATAGACAAATTTACCCACCGTTTGATACGGACTTTTGCCAAAGATTTAAAACTACCTCAGAACTTTGAGGTAATCCTAGATACAAACTTACTTTTAAGCGAAGCGGTAGACCGTTTAGTAAATAAAGCGGGTGTTGAGCCTGAACTTACCAAAGTATTAATTGCATTTGCATTAGAAAAAGCGAATGAAGACAAAAGCTGGGACATATCTAGAGATATTTTTGACATGGGAAGGGAACTTCTTTTTAAGGAAAAGTATGAAGATGCCCTTGAAGCAATTGAACAAAAAAATATTGGTGATTTTGATGCTCTAAAAAAACTATTAAAAACAAAAATTAAAAAAGCAGAAGACGACATACAGCTTGCAGGAAAAACCAATTTGCAACTAATGACCGATAATGGTTTAGAGCTAAAGGATTTTAAAAGTTCCTATTTTTCAAAATTCATGATAGATGTAGCTGAACTAAAACCCACCATAAATTTTAATGCCGCTTGGAAACAAGATTTTGAAAACACAGCTTTATACACCAAAACATTAGCCGAAGATAAGAAAGCAACCATTGACAACTTACACCAAACGTTTAACAAACACTTTCAGGTTATAAAAACTAGTTTCTTTGAACTTGCTTTTCTTAAAAATGCCTATAAAAATATTGTACCGCTAACCGTACTTAACGCTTTACAGAAAGAATTAAAAAACCTAGAATTAGAACGTGATGAAATTCCGTTAGCTACATTCAACAGTATTATTTCTAAAGAAATAAAAAACCAACCCGTTCCTTTTATCTATGAACGCCTAGGTGAAAAATACCGTCATTATTTTATTGATGAATTTCAGGATACCTCTGAGCTGCAATGGAGCAATCTAATTCCTTTGATTGGAAATGCCTTAGAAAGTCAGGATGAAAAAGGCAACAACGGCTCCTTATTATTGGTTGGTGATGCCAAGCAAGCCATCTATCGCTGGAGAGGCGGTAAAGCAGAACAGTTTTTAAATTTAGTACATCAAACCAAAAATCCGTTTGTGAATTTTCCTAATGTAGAAAATTTGCCTGCCAACTATAGAAGCTACCACGAGGTCATTAATTTTAACAATAGTTTCTTTTCTACGATTAGTGCCAATATCACTAACACTGTTTACAAAGAACTTTATGAAGAAGGCAATAAGCAGAAGGTAAATAATAAAGAAGGTGGCTTCATTCAGATTTCATTTATAGCAGAGGAAGATAAAAACGAAGATGAATTGTATTGTAACGAAGTGCTACAAACCATTACAACCCTCTCTGAAAAAAAATATCCCCTTAAAGATATCTGTATTTTAGTTCGTGATAAAAAACACGGAATACTACTGGCAGATTTTTTAAGCACAAATAAAATACCAATAATTTCTTCTGAAACATTACTACTTAAAAACAATCCCAAAGTTAACTTCCTAGCTAATCTTCTAAAATTTAGCGTAGATAGCGAAGATTTTGAAGCTGCCTATGCACTATTGTTCTATTTAGGAGAGCAGACGGGACAACCAAAACATGCATACATCTCAGAAAATCTCAATCAGCTAGAGCGTCATCTTTCTAATCAATATAATTTTGAAATAAATACCTTAAAACAATCTAGCGTCTATGACGGCTTTGAACAAGCGGTTAAACATTTTAATTTAGTCGATGAATCAGACGCCTATATTACCTATTTCTTAGATGAAGTTTTAGATGTAGAGTACAAACAAGGGGCTAGCGCCACCTTATTTTTAGATTATTGGGAAAAGAAGCAAGATATGCTGAGTATCAGCGCCCCATTAGAAATGGATGCGGTACAAATCATGACTGTTCACAAATCTAAAGGATTAGAATTTGAAGTGGTTTTATTCCCGTACGCCAATAGTCATATATATAAGGAGATAAAACCAAAAACTTGGTTGCCCGTAGCAGCCGAAGAATTTAATGGCTTTACAGATGTATTGATTAATAAGAATAAAGAAATTGTAAATTATAGCGAAACCGCTGAAAGTATTTACAATGAAGAACATGAAAAACTGGAGTTAGATGCTTTTAATGTATTGTATGTTGCGTTAACCAGAGCTGTAAAATGTTTATTTATTTTTACCAAAAAAGAATACGAAGGAAAAACAGAAAACCCTAAAACAGATTATTATTCTGGACTATTCATTAGTTATTTAAAACAACGTGGAGTTTGGCAAGACCTACAACTGCATTATCAATTTGGACAACTAGATGAAAACAAGATAAGCAATGAGGTACTTCATGAGCAAGAAGAAATTAAATTTCAATACTCCTTTAAAGAACGTACAAGCTTTAAAATTGTCACCACATCTGGAATGTTATGGGATACTACTGCAGAAGCTGCACTTTCAAAAGGAAATACCATTCATAAAATATTGAGTTTAATAGAAACTGTTGATGATATTACGCCATGTTTTGAAATGCTGGTTAAAAAAGGATCATTAAGCACAGAAGAAGTTCCTTTGTTAGAATTAAAAGTAAGAGCTATTATAGAACATAGAGATTTAAAAGAATTCTACACCAAAGATGCTATCGTTAAAAATGAAACTGATATAATCACAAAAAATGGCATAATTTTGCGCCCAGATCGCTTGGTAATTAAAGAAAACAAAGCCACCATAATAGATTATAAAACGGGTGCTAGAAACATTTCTTATAAAGACCAAATAGATACTTATGCTTATGCCATTGAAGAAATGGGATATCAAATTAATAAAAAAATTATCATTTATATAAATGAAGAAATAATTCCTGAATTTATTTAA